The proteins below are encoded in one region of Sminthopsis crassicaudata isolate SCR6 chromosome 1, ASM4859323v1, whole genome shotgun sequence:
- the AZIN1 gene encoding antizyme inhibitor 1 isoform X1, producing the protein MKGFIEDANYSVGLLDEGTHLENVIDNYVYEHTLTGKNAFFVGDLGTIVKKHNQWQNVVAQIKPFYTVKCNSAPAVLEILAALGTGFACSSKNEMALVQELGVSPENIIDISPCKQSSQIKYAAKTGVNIMSCDNEIELKKIARNHPNAKLLLHIATEDISGDEESNMKFGTTLKNCRHLLECAKELDVQIVGVKFHVSSSCKEPQVYIHALSDARCVFDMAGEFGFKMTILDIGGGFTGSEFQLQEVNHVISPLLDVYFPEGSGIKVISEPGSYYVSSAFTLAVNIIAKKAVENVSSGVGKTGSNEPAFMYYMNDGVYGSFASKLSENLNTIPEVHKKYKKDAPLFTSSLWGPSCDELDQIVENCLLPELNVGDWLIFDNMGADTLHEPSAFNDFQRPTIYYMMSFSDWYEMQDAGITSDTMMKNFFFVPSCIQLSQDDSSFSTEA; encoded by the exons ATGAAAGGATTTATTGAAGATGCAAACTACTCTGTTGGCTTGTTGGATGAAGGAACACATCTTGAAAATGTTATTGATAACTATGTCTATGAACATACCCTA acaggaaaaaatgcattttttgttGGAGATCTTGGAACAATTGTGAAGAAACACAATCAGTGGCAGAATGTTGTGGCTCAAATAAAGCCATTCTACACAGTAAAATGCAATTCAGCTCCAGCTGTTCTAGAGATTTTAGCAGCTCTTGGAACTGGATTTGCATGTTCCAGCAAA AATGAAATGGCATTGGTGCAAGAATTGGGTGTTTCTCCCGAAAACATCATTGATATAAGTCCGTGTAAGCAATCTTCTCAGATAAAGTATGCAGCGAAAACTGGGGTTAACATCATGTCATGTGACAATGAAATTGAATTGAAGAAAATTGCACGCAATCATCCAAATGCGAA GCTCTTACTACACATCGCAACAGAAGATATTAGTGGAGATGAAGAGAGTAACATGAAGTTTGGCACCACACTGAAGAATTGTAGGCACCTCTTGGAATGTGCTAAGGAACTTGACGTCCAAATTGTTGGTGTTAA GTTTCATGTTTCAAGCTCTTGCAAAGAACCTCAAGTGTATATTCATGCTTTATCTGATGCTCGATGTGTGTTTGACATGGCT GGAGAATTTGGCTTTAAGATGACCATATTGGACATTGGTGGAGGCTTCACGGGTAGTGAATTTCAGTTACAAGAG GTTAATCATGTCATCAGCCCATTGTTGGATGTCTACTTTCCTGAAGGATCTGGCATTAAGGTCATTTCAGAACCTGGAAGCTACTATGTATCTTCTGCATTCACTTTAGCAGTTAATATCATTGCAAAGAAAGCTGTTGAAAATGTTTCCTCTGgag taggaAAAACCGGGAGTAATGAACCAGCCTTTATGTATTACATGAATGATGGTGTTTATGGTTCTTTTGCAAGTAAATTGTCTGAGAACTTGAATACCATCCCAGAGGTTCACAAG aaATACAAGAAAGATGCGCCTCTGTTTACAAGCAGCCTTTGGGGTCCATCCTGTGATGAGCTTGATCAAATTGTGGAAAACTGTCTTCTTCCTGAGCTGAATGTGGGAGATTGGCTGATCTTTGATAATATGGGAGCAGATACTCTCCATGAGCCATCTGCTTTTAATGATTTTCAGAGGCCAACTATTTATTACATGATGTCATTCAGTGATTG GTATGAAATGCAAGATGCTGGAATTACTTCAGACACAATGATGAAGAACTTCTTCTTTGTGCCTTCTTGCATTCAGCTGAGCCAAGACGACAGCAGCTTTTCCACTGAAGCTTAA
- the AZIN1 gene encoding antizyme inhibitor 1 isoform X2: MKGFIEDANYSVGLLDEGTHLENVIDNYVYEHTLTGKNAFFVGDLGTIVKKHNQWQNVVAQIKPFYTVKCNSAPAVLEILAALGTGFACSSKNEMALVQELGVSPENIIDISPCKQSSQIKYAAKTGVNIMSCDNEIELKKIARNHPNAKLLLHIATEDISGDEESNMKFGTTLKNCRHLLECAKELDVQIVGVKFHVSSSCKEPQVYIHALSDARCVFDMAGEFGFKMTILDIGGGFTGSEFQLQEVNHVISPLLDVYFPEGSGIKVISEPGSYYVSSAFTLAVNIIAKKAVENVSSGGKTGSNEPAFMYYMNDGVYGSFASKLSENLNTIPEVHKKYKKDAPLFTSSLWGPSCDELDQIVENCLLPELNVGDWLIFDNMGADTLHEPSAFNDFQRPTIYYMMSFSDWYEMQDAGITSDTMMKNFFFVPSCIQLSQDDSSFSTEA, translated from the exons ATGAAAGGATTTATTGAAGATGCAAACTACTCTGTTGGCTTGTTGGATGAAGGAACACATCTTGAAAATGTTATTGATAACTATGTCTATGAACATACCCTA acaggaaaaaatgcattttttgttGGAGATCTTGGAACAATTGTGAAGAAACACAATCAGTGGCAGAATGTTGTGGCTCAAATAAAGCCATTCTACACAGTAAAATGCAATTCAGCTCCAGCTGTTCTAGAGATTTTAGCAGCTCTTGGAACTGGATTTGCATGTTCCAGCAAA AATGAAATGGCATTGGTGCAAGAATTGGGTGTTTCTCCCGAAAACATCATTGATATAAGTCCGTGTAAGCAATCTTCTCAGATAAAGTATGCAGCGAAAACTGGGGTTAACATCATGTCATGTGACAATGAAATTGAATTGAAGAAAATTGCACGCAATCATCCAAATGCGAA GCTCTTACTACACATCGCAACAGAAGATATTAGTGGAGATGAAGAGAGTAACATGAAGTTTGGCACCACACTGAAGAATTGTAGGCACCTCTTGGAATGTGCTAAGGAACTTGACGTCCAAATTGTTGGTGTTAA GTTTCATGTTTCAAGCTCTTGCAAAGAACCTCAAGTGTATATTCATGCTTTATCTGATGCTCGATGTGTGTTTGACATGGCT GGAGAATTTGGCTTTAAGATGACCATATTGGACATTGGTGGAGGCTTCACGGGTAGTGAATTTCAGTTACAAGAG GTTAATCATGTCATCAGCCCATTGTTGGATGTCTACTTTCCTGAAGGATCTGGCATTAAGGTCATTTCAGAACCTGGAAGCTACTATGTATCTTCTGCATTCACTTTAGCAGTTAATATCATTGCAAAGAAAGCTGTTGAAAATGTTTCCTCTGgag gaAAAACCGGGAGTAATGAACCAGCCTTTATGTATTACATGAATGATGGTGTTTATGGTTCTTTTGCAAGTAAATTGTCTGAGAACTTGAATACCATCCCAGAGGTTCACAAG aaATACAAGAAAGATGCGCCTCTGTTTACAAGCAGCCTTTGGGGTCCATCCTGTGATGAGCTTGATCAAATTGTGGAAAACTGTCTTCTTCCTGAGCTGAATGTGGGAGATTGGCTGATCTTTGATAATATGGGAGCAGATACTCTCCATGAGCCATCTGCTTTTAATGATTTTCAGAGGCCAACTATTTATTACATGATGTCATTCAGTGATTG GTATGAAATGCAAGATGCTGGAATTACTTCAGACACAATGATGAAGAACTTCTTCTTTGTGCCTTCTTGCATTCAGCTGAGCCAAGACGACAGCAGCTTTTCCACTGAAGCTTAA